The following proteins come from a genomic window of Astatotilapia calliptera chromosome 11, fAstCal1.2, whole genome shotgun sequence:
- the fabp4b gene encoding fatty acid binding protein 4b, producing the protein MVEQFVGNWTLVNSDKFDDYMKAVGVNYTTRQMGILAKPNVVISMGDDGFITLKSVTTFKTTEFKFKLNEECDEDTADGRATKTTMTIEDGKLVQKQAWDGKTTRIERAIEDGKLIAKCYMDDVVAVRTYKKVA; encoded by the exons ATGGTTGAGCAGTTTGTTGGAAACTGGACTCTTGTTAACAGCGACAAGTTTGATGACTACATGAAAGCAGTCG GCGTAAATTACACCACTCGGCAAATGGGAATCCTTGCAAAGCCTAACGTGGTGATCAGCATGGGTGATGATGGGTTTATCACACTAAAGTCTGTGACTACATTCAAGACCACGGAGTTCAAGTTCAAGCTGAATGAGGAATGCGACGAGGACACTGCTGACGGCAGAGCCACCAAG ACCACCATGACAATTGAGGATGGCAAACTCGTGCAGAAACAGGCTTGGGATGGAAAGACGACAAGAATTGAGCGAGCAATTGAGGATGGAAAACTAATAGCT AAATGTTACATGGATGATGTTGTTGCAGTGAGGACCTATAAGAAAGTAGCTTAA
- the fam8a1b gene encoding protein FAM8A1 yields the protein MTLRDATRSNMADKENRSMDVDKRKNKPCGSEVKPLSDEVTQRKDNRGSTDGKKDAEESRATTRYCEKLQAWMWQYYSGYVNWQSWLAASAMSYPYCLQPPNGTSTVLDINSQHWHNNPFGLPLPPYPPAAGSSSGRAGETIVGAAVPAQPQQQQQARENGNAPRPGREYSIPSPLQRLMAEMVDFFILFFIKATIIISIMHLSGIKDVSKFAMHFIVEEIDEDTSMEELQKMMLVALVYRILVCFYEIICIWGAGGATPGKFLIGLRVVTCDSSVLVQPNRVLVVPATNVSLSASTVRALNKNFSIAFFFPAFITLLFFQHNRTVYDMVAGTIVVKRSRVR from the exons ATGACGTTACGTGACGCAACGCGATCAAACATGGCcgacaaagaaaacagaagtatGGATGTCGATAAGAGAAAGAATAAACCTTGTGGTAGTGAAGTTAAGCCATTATCTGACGAAGTTACCCAAAGAAAAGACAACCGGGGCAGCACTGACGGCAAGAAGGACGCCGAAGAAAGCCGTGCCACGACACGATACTGCGAGAAACTACAGGCATGGATGTGGCAGTACTACAGTGGATATGTGAACTGGCAAAGCTGGCTAGCAGCGTCAGCCATGTCCTACCCTTACTGTTTACAGCCACCTAACGGGACTTCGACCGTTCTTGATATCAACTCCCAGCACTGGCATAATAATCCGTTTGGTCTTCCGTTGCCTCCTTACCCACCCGCGGCCGGCTCCTCGAGCGGCCGTGCAGGTGAAACCATCGTCGGGGCAGCAGTGCCTGCTcagccgcagcagcagcagcaggcgagGGAGAATGGAAATGCACCGAGACCAG GCCGAGAGTACAGTATTCCTTCTCCTCTCCAAAGACTAATGGCTGAGATGGTGGATTTCTTCATATTGTTTTTCATCAAAGCAACTATAATCATCAGTATTATGCACCTTAGTGGAATCAA AGATGTTTCCAAGTTCGCCATGCATTTTATAGTGGAGGAAATCGATGAAGACACATCGATGGAGGAGCTGCAGAAAATGATGCTTGTTGCTCTTGTGTATCGgatattagtttgtttttatgag ATCATATGCATTTGGGGAGCAGGAGGAGCCACTCCCGGAAAGTTTCTCATTGGACTCAGAGTCGTGACATGTGACTCATCAGTTCTGGTTCAGCCTAACAGGGTTCTTGTCGTGCCAGCAACTAATGTCTCTCTTTCTGC ATCGACTGTTCGAGCCTTGAATAAGAACTTTTCCATTGCCTTCTTCTTCCCAGCCTTCATCACTCTTCTGTTCTTCCAGCACAACAGGACTGTGTATGATATGGTTGCTGGTACAATTGTTGTCAAGCGATCCAGGGTCAGATGA